In Toxoplasma gondii ME49 chromosome II, whole genome shotgun sequence, the genomic stretch CTTTGAAACTCTTAAAAACGCAGTTTTCGAGCATGCAGTTCATTCCGGAAGACTTCTCTGGGGTTTACCTACTGCGAAGTGGATCCCTTCCTTGGCCGCCACAAATGTTTCGCAAAAAAACAAttggaaaaacgaaactcaCCTCCATGAAACGATCCAGGAAAGGTCGCTTCAAGTCCTCCACGCTGCCTgccactgaaaaaaacacacCAACAAATTTACCTGTACATATGCCGCCACGGAGAGACACATAGAGTTAGAGAGACCTGTGTGTGACTCTGCGCCTGCACAcgcaaacatatatatatacatatctaaatacatatatttatatacatatatatatatatatatttatacatgtatatatatatatatatatatgtattatttatacatgtatatatatatatatatatatatatatgtatatttatacatgtatatatatatatatatttatacatatatatatatatatttatacatatatatatatatatatatatatatatttacatatatatatatatatatatatatttatacatatatatatatatatatatttatacatatatatatatatatattatttatacatatatatatatatatatatatttatacatatatatatttatacatatgtgtatatgtgcatagTCGTGCATCTATCATATTGATAATCGTATCACTGGAAATAAAGGTATCCCTGTATGGACGTCTCCTTTGTTGTGTATGTCTCGTGTGTCTCGAAGGATTCTGTCACAGGCTTTCAGCTCGACCggatgtcttcttctgtcgatCGAATTTGCAAGTTCTTCACGACGGAAAAGGAACCTTGCAGATTTTTTCGAAATCTGTTGCGTTCGAAAGCATTTGAATGGAGCTCGAACCACTAAACAATTCCTACAAATTGACGGCGAGGAGTTGGAAGTTCGAGATTCTCGGAACTCGATTCGCTCCTCAACTCAATACCACGCAGGGGTACGTACAAGACTTGCAGTCGAAGAGGGTGTAGTCGAGGTCAAGGACGAGGagcttcttcccttttcttggcgcatgcagcagctggACTCGCGTGCGATCCACAGCTTTCTCAAGGCGCTCGAGGTGCAGGGGAGTTCGGACGCTGTCTTCGGAAGCCCCGGCGCAGCTCGGCGCGGCGAGGAAGTCATCAGAAgactggagaaaaggaggcgcGCGAAAGACACGACGAAGGgcaacggaagaagagatcTGGTGAAGAAGCCGAGGGGAAGCGAAACACCCACGCGGGCAGCGAGAACCGGACCAGAGAGACCGCGAAAAACAGCATGCAAGACAGCAGAAatccgtttttctgcgagTGGGCTGTCCAGTGTCAACAGAGTTCACACAAACAAGGTGCAAAGAGAAATGCAGGACATTTTTTTCGAGGAGTATTCAGAGCTCGAACGCCGCTTCCACCTGCGGTGAATgaagtgtacgtacactgtCACTCTGAGCGAGCGCCGCGGCGTGTGCCTGTGCAGCAGCGAGGAGTTGAGCGTCAGTGCTTCCTATCAGCATCATTtgtcgctctttcttgaACCGCAAAGATCTCAGGAGATCTGTGTCCTTCGCCGCGGCGCCTTGTGCATTCGTGAAGCCCAACAACTTCTGCAAAGCAcgacgaagcgagaggaaTCGAAGAACGGAAGTCaagcggaagagacgaaTGCAGGCAGGAGCAAGAGACAAAAAGCAAGTCGGAAAGAGGCGAGACTTCATTGAGCTCACAGctcagagaagagaacagcgaTGCCGCAGTCGCATGCAACATGCATCTGTCTAAGCCCTACATCGCGAGATTCCAAGTCAACAGAACTGATCAGGCACAGAGGAAAAACTGGACGAACTTTAGCAActgagcagagaaaagaaaatccTGCACCCCGGACAGTTCCCTTTCACATGCGTGAAGACAAAGAACAAGCTGCGCACAACTGCAGATGTATACTTGTTTGTAGTTCCATGATTTTCGCGTTCACATCTAAAAATGTAGAAAAGAACACAGCTTTTCATAGATGTGCGCATGAatgtatgcacatacatatatatatacatatatatatacatatatatatatatacatatatatatatatacatatatatatatatatatatatatatgcacatataaaAATATAACTCTGATAAAAGGtagagatgcatgcactggaaCGGCTGAAAAAGGGAGGAACGGACCTGTTTGTCGGCAGGTACAGAGAGTTGCTGCTGCAGTCTTTCTTTGAAGtcgctgagagagaagaattcAAAgtcagagagcgagagagaaacatcgTAAAGCTTCCCTCCCCACTTGACATTAACCACCAAGACTTCCtccagctcttcttcctcctcttctgcgtcttcgtctgcggcgATATCCAGcgcagaaacggaagagaaaggctcATTCTGCAGTTGAGAAAGTGAGTTCCTGGACTCTTCTGCTGTCAGGGCCGCAGTGAGTGCAGTTTCACCGGCTTGTGTCTCGCTGTCCTGGACCAAACCAGTtcctttgtctgtctcttcatctctcctGGAAACGCTTCTGCGTCCCTCTCGCTTGTCTTCTCCCACAAGTATTTGCTTTCCACCTggctctgcctcctcctcctccccgtAGTGGTGACGAACCGCATTTGAATCGGCGCGACTGCGCGTCGCTGCGTGTGTTTCTTGCTGGGTTCCCCCACCGGACTCGGTGGACTTTGCACAGTTGAACTTCGTTCCATTTGCTTCTTCACTTCCGTTCGCGCCGCGGAActctgaaaaaaacgcgtctgcgtctcccctcgAAGGTCCGCCGGCCTGTTCGCGGAGCCTTTCCCCCGCCGCGGCTTGCACACTCGGATCTCGCTCTACAGAGGAACTGTCTGCGGCTGGCGTTCCTTCCGCGGCTTTCTTCAAATGCTTtaggagagagacagccggCGCTGCGTCTCTGGTTTGGtccggagacagaacagcgTTAACTGTCTCTGCGTCAAGCAGCCTGGGGTGCTCTgccgcgagagacgcgtccAGTGCACCACAACagttctcctcgcctgcggTGTCTTGCCgcctcctctttgtctccaaAGACGGGTTCGGACGCGGGCGTATCGTCTCGCAAACGCCGCAGGAGTCGCCGCACAGTGGGCCgactggagagaagggagagggagaaggaagcggggAACAAGTTTCTGAAGGAGAGtctggagacgcgcgacAGGAGTCGGGTGAGGAGGcgcgttcctcttcgctgtcctGCGTGTCGACCGCCATGtttgcagaagaaaagaaacagaggtgACGAGGAGATTCACCAGCAAGGCAGGAAGACGCAGCGACGTTGCCCAGGCCTCACagaaagcggagagacgCTTCCGTGAACTCAGCGATTAcaacagaggaaagcaagGGATTCCAGAGAACGCCTCAGTGATCGAGATGCAAATGACGGCGACTCTGTCCACATCGGAAGAAAGCCGCGTTCATCCAAGAGCAGCTTCCGTGTCACCGgatggagaggcagagacgcagagagggcCAACAGCAAAGAGTCCTGCTGCGtaggagaagcagcgattTGATGTTGaccctctctgcgtctggcAGTCAGAAGAACGGAGTGTGCCCCAGGATTCGCGCGCAGAATTCACGCTGGGTTTTCAGTCCAACAGACAAACACACCAAGATGGAAAAGTCACACCACGAGACACGTCACGAGACAAAGACGGACTTGGAGAGAAGTCGCGGTGATTCGAGGAATCCGTCTCAGCTGAAAAAGACAACTTCATTTGTCGTGTGTGTTGCCCAACCTCTGTTGCGGCTTTCGCTGTCAACAGACCGTGTCTGAGCACTCTCTGCTTCTATAACACACTGTAGAGCCAGCGTTTCGGCATGCGGTCTTCTAACCTGAGAAATTGGAGACCACAGAGTGGTGTGTTCGAGAAAAGGCAGGCAGTGGAAAAGGCagtcgagaaacgaaacaagaaaagagTTGCACCGGAACTTGACCCGCCTGAATTCAACAGAGCATGCATCTTTTTACGCGTGTAACAGCGCGCCAAAGGCATGCACTCTGAATCAACGCAGTCAGCTATTGCAGACGATCTGGAAAATCCAAGAACCTCGTTGTTTGTGGCTTCAAAGAGGGGGAAAATTCTCCAACACAAAGGACGAGAGTCTTCAGAAAGGGAAGGATACATGTTCAGTATCTCCGGAATTACCTGAGCAAGCGCTGCCGCGAGACGCTGAGACTCACCGCTTCTCAAGAAGTTCAGATCTAGCGCGTTGCCACTCTCGACCGAATGAGTATTCTCTTTGCCTGTCCTCAGTTCTCTGTCGCACTCGAAAGGAGAAGTGCTCGTTGCGCCTCGAAGTGCAAAGAGATAGTCTGGCAGATCTCCAGCTTTATAGCGTTGAAAAGAAGGGGGGAACAGCCGAGGTACAGAGGCCGTCCGCGGCGATAGAGTCTCAGACCAGACTGAGAGCATCCGGCCtcacagacgaagaggtcAGTTTCTGTCGGTAACGGTTTCTTTTCCCCGCTGTTGGCTTGGCATTTTACTGCCGCTTCGACCTCTGGCGATTCTCGACGCGTGTGACAGTTTTGCGCAGCTCGCTGGCTTTGGTCCACCTACAGGTTCAGTTCGTGTCGAGGTTTAGTGTTTGTCGGAGGAGCTCTGCCGCCACTCGTCACCAGTGTGGGCACACTTGGGCTGGCCAACCTGGTCTGCAGCAATGGCAAAAGATCAATCATATCCTTTACAGAAGATCCAGTGGACGCAGCAGCGAATCTGTGTGACTCTGCGCATggcggagacgaaagaatTCGGGCGGAATTCAATGCGGGGAGAAACGCCCACTGTTGTTTGCCATCGCTGGATTCTCTTCATGAGTTCGCCACACTACAGCTTTCCCCGCAGCGACACGACAAGCTGAAACGCCACACATTACTGGCAATAACGAGGAGCGGCAGCTTGCGCAGGTGTTTTCTCTATATATCCGCCTACGCAGTGACTTAAGAGAATAGACACACGGACGTCTTCTTGAAAACACTGTTTCCGGACTTACACAGGCCATCTTCGAGTGGCATTGCAGCAGCCCTCGATTTCCTTCCGCTGCCGGCCTTCCTGTTGTGACACGTAGACGACCAACGACGCACCGCCGGTCTTTCGCACATCCTCTAGAGGGAGAGGGGACATTTCCTCAGGAAACATGAGGAAACTCCCGTGATCCGTGAAGACGTACAGCTGCAAGATGTGTTCAGTCTGATGCATTTCAAGGCAGTTACTGTCTCTTGTGCATTTCTCATTGAAAAGAATGAGGCACTGCGTAGCGACTGTTTCGTCAATAGGCGTTGCTCTCTCCAACAGCAGCGTAAAACGCGAGTATCGTGGATATTTTTCCTCTGAGGGAAGCCACTCGAACACAGTGACGCAGTGTGTGTGGCTCGAGTGCATGTCAATTCATCGTACACCTCTGCCGACGAATGCAATCTGACGAGCTAGTCGCATCTTCCGTCAACCCCTTTTCCGTGTTCAGCTCTGCCAGTGGCGGCAGGATCGTGAATAGGACTCCAGATAAAAGCTGCAGACAATCAAGTTCTTTGTGACCGTTGTAAACCAACGGGCAAGACCACTCAGGcaacaactgaagctagactccctGTTACACACTAACGAAGGGGATTCCTAGGTCGCCACCACCCCATTGGGCCGCGACATCGGCTAGAAGGGCTGGGTTTCAGAATCCTACGGCAGAGGTGACGATGCAACATACGCTCGTGCTTCTCGAATTCGCAACTATAAAAAAGGCTAGCTATTCTGTAAATACGCTTTGCACGAATCGTGCTGCATAGAGAATCATCGAAAGATACACAGCCCCCGTTTCCTACAGGCAATATAGTTAAGTTGGACACGGTTATACCCTGAGCACCGTCAAATCCCTCAAACCACAACGAGGGTGGAAACTTCCTTGAGCGACTCGACAGGCACTATGGATAGCGTGAAAGCTTCGACACTGGAGAATGAGGAAAAGCCAGCCCGCGTATTGATTCCTGGTTACAAACGGCAAACGGGTTCTTGAAATTCGAGAAGACAGCTGGAAAGTGTTGGTGCAGCATACCTGATGTACGGTGCGTCTTCTTTATTCGCTTGGTACGCCTGCAAGCACATTGTCTGTCGTAGTCTTGTGTATTTTGAGTCACATGGCTCGAGGATTGCATAACTACTGTCAACTGCTTAACTAAAAATGCGGTAAAGCCTGTGATTTCTCTCCCGCTGCATCTGCATGACACCCGATCCGCTGCACCGGCGAAACCCAGCAGGTGGCCGAGTAATGCGTCCCTGCGTCTGTTTCAGCAACAGACACGTACAGCAAGTAGAGGATGCCACCATTTTAACCGACGTTCTTGCCCGGCGAAAGCCCCAGCAACAAATAGAGCGTTCAGGTGACTGCTGGTTTCTGGGACCacgcagaacagagaaaaaagtctGTGATAACTGGGGAACGTGTTTCATGTGTGTGCAGTTGATTCTGCGATCCAGAGGCGGCAGCGTGAGAATCGGTTCTTCTCAGCGCCCGACGCGTGTGTCACCCCCGTCTCGTGGACGAGGTCTGTGTCTCCGGAGAAAAAGCTGTTTTGTGTCCGTCAGCAGTCCCCTCCTTCGTGAACAACTGAATCaccttttttcgctcttgATTTTCTCTTTTTAAGCTCGTTTTCGGCGTTCTTCCATGCTACCGTGGGCTGAAATTAACACCCACGCTGCAGTGgtggctgctgtctccgtctccgcaaCGCGGTTTTATGACTATAACGGAgctttctgctgtctccgtctctgagTTCCTGTAGAACGACGTTCTAGAGTGTTTCTTTGTTCAAAGTCGAgtcttctccagagagaagtcCCGAAAGACGCCTTCCCTGTGCATCCAGGACCTTCGAACCTCCTGAAGACATGAGCGCGGCGCCAGCTACCTGCACAACGCCAGTTTCCTCCTTCAGAGAGcgtccgtctttctctcatGCTGTAtggagttttttctctttcgagaGTCCGTGAATTTACTTCTGAAAGGCAGCAGCTCCTTCTTCACCGTTTCCCCTTCACGcggtcttcctttctgcgaTCCAACCGGACTTCACCAACCATGGGGCTTGGGCTGTTCTTGAGGACATCGGCTGCGCTGCTTCAAGCGCTCGCCTGCTGTTCATGGCTTTCTCTATCAAACGGTAAGTATCGAGCCAGTTGTGGTtattttctctgtcgctctgctttccagcgagagaaaacaactgaGGCGAGGTGTATACAGCGGTGGGTGTCTTTTCAGTGGCCTCTGCGTGTCCAGTGTGGAAAAAATGCCAATGAATTCCGCGCGGGTACACTCAGAAAACTCGAACTAACACGATTCGCTAACTTACTCTCCTTGTCTCACCTCAAAAATTGTGGAAAGGTTTCGCGTCCGCGGCAGTGTAACTGCCTTGTGTTACGTTCACAGGAATCGCAGAACGGAGGCTGTGTGCATCGCAGTCGCACGCTAgagtgttttcttttccagtgGCTGCATAAATGAGAAAGGCAAACACATCGTTTCTGTGAGAGATAAGATACAACCCCATTCGTGCTGTCGGCCACCGTATTGTGTGCGTCGAAAGGACAATATCGATATCGAGGGATTCTGAACACTACCCCCTCCCTAGATAACTCTCTAAGCGACAGGTGTTTACCGCATGTTCCCGATAGCGACTTAGCTTAGGGTGGCGATGGACGCATTTCTACATTTGTCACTAGACAGAAGACCCCAGGTAGAATGAGGACGCGAGTACACCTGGCAAGGGTGCCTCATGGCGAATGCAGCTGTGCACAAGTcggtctgtctgtctttaCCGATGTGCTGCGTTTCCAGTGAGGATGAACTGCCCAACATCAAATCCACTATCGTTTCTACAGGTCGATCGAGACAAAGAAGTCTAGATGGACGTAGGTGTAAACAGGCCGTTCCTGAGTTGATTACCGTTCGTGTACACCGACAGACCGCAGTCTCTGTTTATGTCCGTTTTTTGAATTCTGTTTTCCCGTTCTGTTTCAgctgtctcgttttcgtcgccgtcgtcgcGTGGACGTGTTCTGGatgctgtgtctctctcaacTCCATGccccctcgcttcttctctggcaCTGGGTCAGAGCAGGTTGTCGCGCCGTTCTCCGCCAACGTCGGGGTCACGGCCCAGCGCCCTGTGCCGCCCGTTCGCTTCGAACTCTTCGGCTTTCCTCATCTCGGCGGGACGCGAGACAGTCGCA encodes the following:
- a CDS encoding HAD hydrolase, family IIID protein (encoded by transcript TGME49_222010), whose product is MAVDTQDSEEERASSPDSCRASPDSPSETCSPLPSPSPFSPVGPLCGDSCGVCETIRPRPNPSLETKRRRQDTAGEENCCGALDASLAAEHPRLLDAETVNAVLSPDQTRDAAPAVSLLKHLKKAAEGTPAADSSSVERDPSVQAAAGERLREQAGGPSRGDADAFFSEFRGANGSEEANGTKFNCAKSTESGGGTQQETHAATRSRADSNAVRHHYGEEEEAEPGGKQILVGEDKREGRRSVSRRDEETDKGTGLVQDSETQAGETALTAALTAEESRNSLSQLQNEPFSSVSALDIAADEDAEEEEEELEEVLVVNVKWGGKLYDVSLSLSDFEFFSLSDFKERLQQQLSVPADKQKLLGFTNAQGAAAKDTDLLRSLRFKKERQMMLIGSTDAQLLAAAQAHAAALAQSDSSSDDFLAAPSCAGASEDSVRTPLHLERLEKAVDRTRVQLLHAPRKGKKLLVLDLDYTLFDCKSLAGSVEDLKRPFLDRFMEDAYEDYDLAVWSQTHWKWVEMKCTELGFLTSSKFHLCFVLDRSSMFTVCSRKKKKGKGSSQDAGVESRTHEVKALELIWRKFPEFWNASNTVHVDDLSRNFFFNPQNGIKVSAYRREKRSQDRELLLLSVYLKLLAQEADVRNISHKHWKVRAAEEAQRHACL